A single window of Leptolyngbya ohadii IS1 DNA harbors:
- a CDS encoding GNAT family N-acetyltransferase, with translation MRTAPLFTYLADHPAFIPTIAQWLHQEWHDFYPSETEAQIAAELETHLNRDRIPLTIVALEQNSSHLVGTISLMHGKTEAPPEYAELFPWLASLYVIPEKRGTGLGRLLVQRILQEANRLKQSQVYLWTEIPTRVQTSKETEARTTALIDWYTQQGWQAIAQTNFQQQPVQIMRYDLKAFQDIF, from the coding sequence ATGAGAACTGCTCCACTGTTTACTTATCTGGCAGACCATCCAGCCTTCATTCCCACGATCGCTCAATGGCTGCATCAGGAATGGCACGACTTCTATCCCTCCGAAACTGAAGCTCAAATTGCCGCAGAACTAGAAACCCATCTGAATCGCGATCGTATTCCCCTGACGATCGTTGCCCTGGAACAAAACTCATCTCATCTCGTCGGCACCATTTCCCTGATGCACGGCAAAACCGAAGCGCCGCCCGAATACGCCGAATTGTTTCCCTGGCTTGCCTCCCTGTATGTCATCCCCGAAAAGCGAGGTACAGGATTAGGTCGTCTCCTGGTGCAGCGAATTCTTCAGGAAGCCAATCGCCTCAAGCAATCCCAGGTCTATCTCTGGACAGAAATCCCAACCAGAGTTCAGACGAGCAAAGAAACAGAAGCACGAACTACAGCGCTGATTGACTGGTACACACAGCAAGGATGGCAGGCGATCGCCCAAACCAACTTCCAGCAGCAGCCCGTCCAGATCATGCGATACGATCTAAAAGCTTTTCAGGATATTTTTTAG